A window of the Candidatus Saccharibacteria bacterium oral taxon 488 genome harbors these coding sequences:
- a CDS encoding DUF348 domain-containing protein, giving the protein MVLSTSEIMEKSLSIRYHSKKIFLLIGLLVLGVTLIQLADAALAQGTERPSRSDGQRLMSVYDKGVEKTIITRAKTVREALKAARIDIDERRDVVEPALDEELVASSYNVNIFRARPVTVVDGQARIRLTTAEQTPTAIAKAAGIKLYSEDIVDIHAAENVVASGTNAVLTIKRATPLQLNLYGSLAEVRTHAKTVDALLKEKHVQLASNDTVSMPLEAPITSGMRLDVWRNGKQTITTDEDVAFPVETVRDANRETGHKEVKEAGEKGRRTVTYEIEVQNGKEVSRRELASQITKQPKKQVEIIGTKNAAMPYTGGGNKNQWLSSSNVPRDQWGYAEWLVQKESGWNPNARSRSGACGLAQALPCSKVPGNPLNPVDSLNWMHGYVMKRYGSWEKAVAHSKARGWY; this is encoded by the coding sequence GTGGTATTGTCCACGAGCGAGATTATGGAAAAGAGTTTATCTATTCGCTACCATTCAAAGAAGATTTTTCTATTGATCGGTTTGCTCGTGCTTGGAGTGACATTGATCCAGCTGGCGGATGCTGCACTGGCACAGGGTACCGAGCGTCCATCACGGAGCGACGGCCAGCGTCTGATGAGTGTTTATGACAAGGGAGTCGAGAAAACAATTATCACTCGGGCAAAAACGGTGCGCGAGGCACTGAAGGCGGCGCGGATTGACATTGATGAGCGGCGAGATGTAGTGGAGCCAGCACTTGATGAAGAGCTGGTCGCTAGTTCATATAACGTTAATATTTTTCGGGCTCGGCCGGTAACGGTAGTCGATGGTCAGGCGCGTATTCGGCTAACCACGGCGGAGCAAACCCCGACGGCGATCGCCAAAGCGGCGGGGATCAAACTCTATAGCGAGGATATTGTCGATATTCATGCCGCCGAAAACGTGGTTGCCAGCGGCACGAATGCAGTCTTGACCATCAAGCGGGCGACGCCGCTACAGCTCAATCTCTACGGGTCACTGGCTGAAGTACGCACCCACGCGAAGACCGTCGACGCGCTACTTAAGGAAAAGCATGTACAGCTGGCCAGCAACGATACCGTATCAATGCCGCTCGAGGCGCCAATTACCAGTGGTATGCGGCTGGATGTTTGGCGTAACGGTAAGCAGACAATTACCACTGATGAAGATGTCGCTTTTCCGGTTGAGACAGTGCGGGATGCTAATCGCGAGACGGGCCACAAGGAGGTGAAAGAGGCGGGCGAAAAGGGCCGGCGGACGGTGACTTATGAGATTGAGGTGCAAAATGGTAAGGAGGTGAGCCGTCGGGAGCTTGCTAGTCAAATAACAAAACAGCCTAAAAAACAAGTTGAAATTATCGGTACAAAGAATGCTGCTATGCCATATACTGGTGGTGGCAATAAAAATCAGTGGCTATCTTCGTCAAACGTTCCACGTGACCAGTGGGGCTATGCCGAGTGGCTGGTGCAAAAAGAAAGTGGCTGGAATCCGAATGCTCGCAGCCGGAGTGGCGCCTGCGGTCTCGCACAGGCACTGCCATGTAGTAAAGTACCAGGAAATCCGCTCAACCCAGTCGATTCGCTGAATTGGATGCATGGTTACGTGATGAAGCGATACGGCTCATGGGAGAAGGCAGTGGCACACAGTAAAGCCAGAGGGTGGTACTAG
- a CDS encoding ATP-dependent DNA helicase PcrA: MLSELNSEQRRAVQHDDGPLLILAGAGSGKTKTLTHRIAYLIRERGIFPSRILAVTFTNKAAREMRQRLADMLGEDASDRRFMPWMGTFHSICVRLLRMDGASIGLGRNFIIYDEDDRLGLIKQLMKSRGLTDRDIKPRRIAAAISAAKNDMLSPDEYTMQAVGPTKQQIAELFTAYEAAMHRAGALDFDDLLLRAVELLRQSPDIRHKWQQQFRHILIDEYQDTNAVQYALIKLLVGPERNLCVVGDDAQSIYSFRGADYTNILNFERDFPGAAVIKLEQNYRSTGAILTVANNLIQHNTQRTDKNLWTEAVGGMSPQLWQLYSEAEEAQAVADEIHRQARMGRAYSDIAVLYRTNAQSYAIERALRQRHVPYKIVGGLRFLDRAVVKDALAYLRLLYQPSDRVSFARIVNLPKRGIGAVSVAKFLDWNDQSGRNIIEGLVAVDEAVGLSARAKQSLRVFGQLLQKLQQLLNGAPAEVIEQIIEQTGYGEAVNDGSVQAEERLENLGVLVAEARAYADVSTFLEDMALMSSSDGQADQQVILMTLHAAKGLEFPVVFMTGLEEGILPHARVFDSGKADDIEEERRLCYVGITRAREVLFVTCASSRTQFGQIGYNLPSRFLDEMGLMSGGLDAPAAPPVDDVFYADDVGLEMGDRVRSPQFGAGEVVDVDGMAVTVQFDDGNTKKLNVEFARLEKI, encoded by the coding sequence ATCCTATCTGAGCTTAATTCCGAACAGCGGCGAGCCGTCCAGCATGATGACGGGCCGCTGCTTATTCTAGCGGGAGCGGGGAGTGGTAAGACAAAAACCTTAACGCATCGCATCGCCTATCTGATCAGGGAGCGAGGGATTTTTCCCAGTCGCATCTTGGCGGTGACCTTCACCAACAAGGCTGCTCGAGAGATGCGTCAGCGCTTGGCTGATATGCTGGGCGAAGACGCCTCGGATCGACGGTTTATGCCATGGATGGGGACATTTCATAGTATTTGTGTGCGGCTGCTACGGATGGACGGGGCGTCAATTGGCCTCGGTCGTAATTTTATTATTTATGATGAAGATGATCGGCTGGGTCTGATCAAACAGTTAATGAAATCGCGCGGGCTGACGGATCGCGATATCAAGCCGCGCCGCATCGCTGCGGCTATTTCTGCGGCAAAAAATGACATGCTTTCACCCGATGAGTATACGATGCAGGCGGTCGGCCCCACTAAGCAGCAAATTGCCGAATTATTTACCGCCTACGAGGCCGCTATGCACCGGGCCGGGGCGCTCGATTTTGATGATTTATTGCTCAGGGCGGTGGAGCTACTGCGCCAGTCGCCTGATATTCGCCACAAATGGCAGCAGCAATTTCGCCACATTCTCATCGACGAGTATCAGGATACTAATGCGGTGCAGTACGCACTGATCAAGTTGCTAGTCGGTCCAGAGCGCAACCTCTGTGTGGTCGGCGACGATGCCCAGTCGATTTATAGTTTTCGCGGCGCAGATTATACCAATATTCTTAACTTTGAGCGTGACTTTCCGGGTGCGGCAGTGATTAAACTAGAGCAAAACTATCGCTCGACGGGCGCGATTTTAACGGTGGCAAATAACTTAATCCAACATAACACCCAGCGCACCGACAAGAACCTGTGGACAGAAGCGGTTGGTGGGATGTCACCGCAGCTGTGGCAGTTATACAGCGAGGCCGAGGAGGCGCAAGCAGTGGCCGACGAAATTCATCGCCAGGCTAGGATGGGTCGAGCCTATAGTGATATAGCAGTACTGTACCGCACTAACGCCCAGAGTTACGCCATAGAGCGCGCCCTGCGTCAGCGGCACGTCCCGTATAAGATTGTGGGTGGTCTGCGGTTTCTGGATCGAGCAGTCGTCAAGGACGCACTGGCGTATCTCCGGTTATTATATCAACCCAGTGACCGCGTTAGCTTCGCGCGGATCGTTAACCTGCCAAAGCGCGGTATCGGCGCGGTGAGTGTGGCGAAATTTCTTGACTGGAATGATCAGTCGGGTCGGAATATTATTGAGGGGCTGGTGGCGGTTGATGAGGCTGTAGGGTTGAGCGCTCGCGCCAAGCAGTCGCTGCGGGTGTTTGGTCAATTGCTGCAAAAATTACAACAATTACTGAACGGCGCACCGGCCGAGGTTATCGAACAAATTATTGAGCAGACCGGCTACGGCGAAGCAGTGAATGACGGCAGTGTGCAGGCCGAAGAGCGGCTGGAAAATCTCGGTGTTTTGGTGGCCGAGGCGCGCGCCTACGCTGATGTATCGACATTCCTCGAAGACATGGCGCTGATGTCATCAAGCGATGGCCAAGCGGATCAGCAGGTTATCTTGATGACGTTGCACGCCGCGAAGGGCCTGGAGTTTCCGGTGGTATTTATGACTGGCTTGGAGGAGGGGATCCTGCCGCACGCGCGGGTATTTGATAGTGGCAAGGCGGACGACATTGAGGAAGAGCGCCGCCTCTGTTACGTGGGGATAACGCGGGCCCGAGAGGTGCTGTTTGTGACCTGTGCTAGTTCACGGACGCAGTTCGGTCAGATTGGCTATAATCTGCCGTCGCGATTTCTCGATGAGATGGGGCTGATGAGCGGTGGTTTGGATGCGCCTGCTGCGCCGCCAGTTGATGACGTGTTTTATGCTGATGATGTAGGTCTAGAGATGGGTGATCGGGTGCGAAGCCCACAATTTGGTGCGGGTGAGGTGGTGGACGTTGACGGGATGGCGGTGACGGTACAATTTGATGACGGTAATACGAAGAAGCTTAATGTAGAATTCGCCAGATTAGAGAAAATTTGA